TTCGCTGCTGCAGGAATAGGAACCGTGTATGCTCCCCAAACTGACATAGATGTTGTACCTGTTGCATAGGGAGTCATAGTTGTAGGGATACTTGTTAAAACAGTTCCGTCCCATGTCCAGTAAGCCATAGTTATCCATGTAGCTCCGCCGTCAGTACTATACTGCAAAGCAACACCCTCATTCCACTGGTCAAGCTGCTCACATGGAGAAGAGATTGTATTCGCATAAATCATTTCGAAGTTTACATAACCACCCGGACAGTGAATATCGAAACCAGCCGTTGTAATACCCGGAGTCACACCCGATGAAGAGGTAGATGCCCAGTAGAACGGAGTTCCGTCAGGCGAAGCCGGAGCACATGAAGGTGTAAATCCAAGACCTCCCACTGTTGACCAACCCGAAGGAATGGAACTTGTGTTGAAGTCGAAAGATTGGTTGGAGTTCAAAATGGATGCCAGTACGTCTACAGTTACAGGAGTACCCGGACAAACCGTTGTATCCAATGGTGAAACGGAAACGTAGCACTGACCGAATAATTGGCTTGAAGTGGCCAAAACACCGAAGAATAGTAATAATTTTTTCATAACTAACTTATTTAATGATTAGGTTTTCCGTACTGATGTATAGAGGATTCCAACCATTTTTCTGATTGTGGTTGATCAAAAGTTCAGACAACGGAGAACGCCCGTTTGAAGGATTTCCTTCGATGGACGAATGTGCCGGAATAGTCAACGTTTTATAGTATTCACGGCTGCTGCAACCATTACAGCCCATATTGTAATGTACTGCCAAAGAATAAGCAACTGTTAAGTCTTTATCTGTTGTGTTTTCCAATTTAACGATAACATATTCCACATCTAAAGGCCCGCCTTCAGCTGTGTGGATTTCTTTTTTGGAAAAGAATTTGATTCCCTGTACTTCCTGGAAAAGGTTCCATTCATTTTTAATAGTAGTTACCGGTATCTTGCTTTGGGAAAAAACATTACCGCTCAACATCAGGAAACCCAGAGCCAGTAAGGTTAATTTTGCTAATACGCCTATTTTCTTCATAATCTCAAGTTTGATTCGTTGGTTATAAAACGAAATAATTAATTAATACGTTGCGTGAAGGTATGCATAATTTGAAAAAAAGGTTGTTTTGGCAGAGCTATTATGTTAAAATATAATGAATTTATGTCCTTCTGTTAGAAGTCTAAAAAAGGAACGTCAAATAACACATAGCTGATAGTTAGTGCTTTAGTTCTTCCAAACAAGCCCGGACAGTCGGGAATTCAAAATGAAAATCTTCCTGTAGTAAATTTTCCGGAAATATGTACCTGCTCTTTAAAATCAATTCGGTTTCCGTTCCCAGAAAAACAACTCCCAATTGCAGCATCCATTTGGGTTGATTGATGAAATAAGGAATGGCAAGACTATCGCGCAGTTCTTTTTGAAATACCTGGTTTCGAACCGGATCCGGAGAACCGAAATTATAAATAGCAGGAGGGTTTTCCTTTTCAGCTACAAAGAAAAGTGCCCTGCAAAAATCACGGATGTGTATCCAGCTGATCAGTTGATTTCCCGGCCCCATTTTTCCTCCCAATCCAAAACGCGCCAGTTTTTTCAGCACCGGGTAAACACCACCGTTTTTGCCCAGTACAATGGTAGAACGCAGGGCGATTTGTTTGGTAGGAAGATCTTTGAAGGCGAAGAATTCTTTTTCCCAGGCCTTACAAACGTTGACAGAAAAACCTTTCCCGATAATTCCGTTTGCTTCTGTGTTCGGATGGTCGAGGGAATGTTCATAAATCGTGGCGCTTGCAACATTGATCCAGCAAACGGGTTTTTGTTCGCAATCCTGGATAGCCTCACCGATAATGCGGGTACTGTCCAACCTGGAAGCGAAAATAGCTGCTTTATTCTTTGCAGTATACCGGCAATTCACGGATTTTCCGGCAAGATTGATTACCAAATCAGCTCCTTCGAGCTCTTTTGCCCAGGGACCGGTTGTTTTTCCGTCCCATAACACATTCTTGATTCCTTCGGGAAGTTGCAGCATCGGTTTTCTGGATACGGCAACCAGCTGATAATCTTTTTGATACTCGTTGGTATAATCGATGATGGATTCTCCGATGAACCCGTTTGCAGCGAAGAGAACGATTTTTTTCATAATAGCAAAGTTTTAAAGTTGGAAAACGAGCGGGTAAATGCACAATCGGAATAAAATCCAGCTGAGGCTTAATTTTTGACTCCAGTCTTTCAGTGCAAGCCGTCTTTTGTGCCCAAAGAACATGAATGCAACCGTTGTTCCGTAACAAACAACTGCCAGAAAGTCGGTGTGGATTCCGGTGAAGTCTAAAAATTTCAGTCCGATCCCAAAAACGAGCAGTGCAAGCGCTCCCAGGAAAGAAGTGAAGACCAGGTGCCCTAAATAATCATAACTGTTTTCCTGTCCCAGGGCAGTGAATGCCAGCCACTGAAAACCAATTTGAGCGAGTAGTAAAAGAATATCGTTTACAGGATTGAGTACCAGGTAATCAGTCAGAAAACTTTCGAAGTACCAATGAACGATCAGGTAAGTCAGATAACTCATCAGACCGATGAAAATGATTCGCCAGGTAAGAGATTTGGCAGGTTCGCATGCCACACATTCGAAGTTTCTTTTTTTAACCGGTGCGAAAATTCTCCGGTTGTAACTGAAGAGTAAATAAAGCAATTTGAGCAACCAGTTAATGGGTTTGAAATTTCCAAGAATACGTACGAGTATAAACCTTTTTCCCAGAAGAGCTACCAATCCGTCAATTCCGTAAAGAACTTCGTTTGTCTGGTGATTGAGACAGGCAATTTTTGTTTGCGCAATATTGGTATCTATGTCGTTGGGATGCGCTGCAACATATTGGTTGTAAGAAATCCGTCCGTCGGGTTCGATAATTCTGTATTTCACAAAGATGCGTGTGTACCAGCGGCACAGCGGACAATCTTCGTCGTAGAGTAGTGCAATATTTTCCATGATATTTTTATTTATTATTAATTCAAAACTTTCAATATATTTTGAAAATTAAATTCAAAAAAAGGGAACTAAGTCCTTCTATTTGAATAAATTCAATATTTTTCCAAAGAACACGTGTTCGTCTGCTTTCATTAAAGTGCTCGACAAAGAATCCAATCGGCTCACCAAACGTTCGATGTTTTCGATGGTAGCCACGAAGGAAATCGACTCGTAGGATTGTTCTACTTTTTTTAGTTCCGCCAAATGCTGCTGCAAAGGTTCAAGCTCTCTTCGCTTGCGTTCTTTTACAATGCGTTTGGCCACTTCCCACATATCTTTTTCTG
The window above is part of the Fluviicola sp. genome. Proteins encoded here:
- a CDS encoding TIGR01777 family oxidoreductase translates to MKKIVLFAANGFIGESIIDYTNEYQKDYQLVAVSRKPMLQLPEGIKNVLWDGKTTGPWAKELEGADLVINLAGKSVNCRYTAKNKAAIFASRLDSTRIIGEAIQDCEQKPVCWINVASATIYEHSLDHPNTEANGIIGKGFSVNVCKAWEKEFFAFKDLPTKQIALRSTIVLGKNGGVYPVLKKLARFGLGGKMGPGNQLISWIHIRDFCRALFFVAEKENPPAIYNFGSPDPVRNQVFQKELRDSLAIPYFINQPKWMLQLGVVFLGTETELILKSRYIFPENLLQEDFHFEFPTVRACLEELKH